In Deltaproteobacteria bacterium, a single genomic region encodes these proteins:
- a CDS encoding type II toxin-antitoxin system VapC family toxin yields MVHTVTPYQNLVDMAPVYDRLAETVAFLSRIRLLSFTESAITHYERLQALKLRIGTMDLRIAAITLAHDATLVTRNIQDFQLIPNLRIEDWAA; encoded by the coding sequence TTGGTACACACTGTTACGCCGTACCAAAACCTCGTGGACATGGCTCCGGTCTACGATCGATTGGCAGAGACCGTAGCGTTCCTGAGCCGCATTCGTCTCCTCTCGTTTACGGAATCAGCAATCACTCATTATGAACGATTGCAAGCCTTGAAGCTTCGCATCGGCACGATGGACCTACGCATTGCGGCAATCACTCTTGCCCATGATGCCACGTTAGTCACGCGTAATATCCAAGACTTCCAACTCATCCCTAACCTCAGAATCGAGGACTGGGCAGCGTAA
- a CDS encoding cupin domain-containing protein, whose amino-acid sequence MTHIVSTASVEHYQWGENCDGWHLLKRDDVSIIQERVPPGGAEVQHLHRHARQFFFVLSGEATLEINALTFVLHAQDGIEVPPGVPHQFSNESASEVVFLVVSWPPSHRDREMA is encoded by the coding sequence ATGACACATATTGTCAGCACCGCGAGCGTAGAACACTATCAATGGGGCGAAAACTGCGACGGCTGGCATCTGCTCAAACGTGACGATGTCAGCATCATTCAAGAACGCGTCCCTCCCGGAGGAGCCGAAGTGCAGCATTTGCACCGCCACGCTCGCCAATTCTTTTTCGTCCTGAGTGGCGAGGCAACACTGGAAATCAACGCACTGACGTTTGTGTTGCATGCGCAAGACGGGATCGAAGTGCCACCAGGTGTTCCTCATCAATTCAGCAATGAGTCAGCGAGCGAGGTCGTGTTTTTAGTCGTCTCCTGGCCGCCGAGTCACAGGGATCGCGAAATGGCATAA